The Monomorium pharaonis isolate MP-MQ-018 chromosome 5, ASM1337386v2, whole genome shotgun sequence genome includes a window with the following:
- the LOC105837655 gene encoding probable tubulin polyglutamylase TTLL1, with the protein MALNVATESKRAVNSNVCAVYGRVPSVGMDRTRITFCTDVDKSVIVHNFEKRGWTQVGPEDDWNFYWAVTQSCRNIFSIETGYRMDDNQIINHFPNHYELTRKDLLVKNIKRYRKDLEREGNPLAERAEGPGKYLYLDFIPVTFVLPADYNMFVEEYRKSPQSTWIMKPCGKSQGAGIFLINKLSKLKKWSREAKTPFNPNLTKESYVISRYIDNPLLIGSKKFDLRLYVLITSFRPLKAYLFKLGFCRFCTVKYDTSVQELDNMYVHLTNVSVQKHGDEYNSKHGGKLSVQNLRLYLESTRGKAVTEKLFANISWCIVHSLKAVAPVMANDRHCFECYGYDIIIDNKLKPWLIEVNASPSLTSTTVNDRILKYKLIDNILSVVLPPDGIPDVKWNKSPSPEALGNFELLLDEELAVQDEREASSSKYRSSSFKCK; encoded by the exons ACCATCAGTTGGAATGGATCGAACAAGAATCACATTTTGCACGGATGTGGATAAATCTGTGATCGTGCACAACTTCGAGAAACGCGGGTGGACGCAAGTTGGTCCGGAAGATGATTGGAATTTTTATtg gGCCGTTACACAATCCTGCAGAAATATCTTCAGCATAGAAACTGGATACAGGATGGATGATAACCA AATCATCAATCACTTCCCGAATCACTATGAGCTCACGCGTAAGGATCTTCTGGTAAAGAACATCAAGCGGTATCGGAAGGATTTGGAAAGAGAGGGAAATCCTTTGGCAGAGCGTGCAGAGGGTCCAGGCAAATACCTGTACCTCGACTTTATACCAGTGACTTTCGTCTTACCCGCAG ATTATAATATGTTTGTGGAAGAATATCGTAAATCCCCACAGAGCACCTGGATCATGAAGCCATGCGGTAAATCGCAGGGCGCCGGGATATTTCTCATCAACAAATTGAGCAAACTGAAGAAGTGGTCGCGCGAGGCAAAGACACCATTCAATCCAAACTTGACAAAAGAGTCGTATGTTATATCCAG ATATATCGACAATCCGCTGCTCATCGGCAGCAAGAAATTCGATCTCCGATTGTACGTCCTCATCACGTCATTTCGGCCGCTTAAAGCGTATCTCTTTAAATTAGGATTCTGCCGATTCTGCACCGTCAAGTACGACACCAGCGTTCAAGAGCTTGACAACATGTACGTGCATCTGACGAATGTGTCCGTGCAAAAGCATGGT GATGAATATAACAGCAAACACGGCGGTAAGCTGAGCGTACAAAATCTGCGTTTGTACCTGGAGAGCACGCGCGGGAAAGCGGTCACGGAGAAGCTATTCGCCAACATCTCCTGGTGCATCGTGCACTCGCTGAAAGCGGTGGCACCGGTGATGGCAAACGATCGGCACTGTTTCGAGTGCTACGGGTACGACATCATCATCGACAACAAGTTAAAACCCTGGCTGATCGAG gTAAACGCCTCACCGTCTCTGACGTCTACAACGGTGAACGACAGGatcttgaaatataaattgatcgACAATATCTTGTCTGTGGTTCTGCCTCCGGATGGCATACCCGA CGTGAAATGGAACAAATCACCCTCTCCGGAAGCTTTAGGCAACTTCGAGTTATTGCTGGACGAGGAGCTGGCGGTTCAGGATGAAAGGGAGGCTTCATCGAGCAAGTATCGTAGCTCTTCATTCAAATGCAAATAG